Proteins encoded within one genomic window of Sulfurovum sp. XGS-02:
- a CDS encoding glucose-6-phosphate isomerase — translation MIKNKLYFSSISKRAEEKAFDAIVEEQKTIGYYTLPDQDIGPILEYCSTIPESIETIAVIGIGGSSLGAKAVYEFMKPVKELSRKVYFFESTDPININELLSKCDINKTHFLVISKSGSTVETFSIYKYIYSLQKDPSFYTFITDPDSPLEKYAIEIEASVLYLPDNVGGRFSVLSTVGLVPLALCGIDIKDLLTGAQMIKERFFDRGYVYDMLLEKAVYYAENHARYSINCIFAYSETLKYFCQWYVQLWGESLGKHQRNSAFHVGLTPIGLIGPKDQHSFLQLIMEGTRDKSVTFIKIEDFHDNTTIPDITLPHLEMLDSLNNLPFSKLINMQCDSVIEALLDQNNIPLDTLTIQSVTESNIGSLMFYYELLTSLVGELIDVNTYDQPGVEAGKIILKSKLQEL, via the coding sequence ATGATAAAAAATAAACTCTATTTTAGTTCTATCAGTAAAAGAGCAGAAGAAAAAGCATTTGACGCTATTGTAGAAGAACAAAAGACGATAGGCTATTATACGTTGCCGGATCAGGACATTGGCCCCATACTTGAGTATTGCAGTACGATCCCTGAAAGTATAGAAACCATCGCAGTGATCGGGATAGGAGGAAGTTCTTTAGGGGCCAAAGCAGTTTATGAATTCATGAAACCGGTCAAGGAGCTCTCTAGAAAAGTCTATTTTTTTGAGAGTACCGACCCCATCAATATCAATGAACTGCTCTCTAAATGTGATATCAATAAAACACATTTTTTGGTGATTTCCAAATCAGGTAGTACGGTAGAGACTTTTTCTATCTATAAATATATCTATTCTTTACAAAAAGATCCATCTTTTTATACCTTTATTACGGATCCTGATTCTCCGCTTGAAAAATATGCCATAGAGATAGAAGCTTCTGTACTCTATCTCCCCGATAATGTGGGAGGTAGGTTTTCAGTCCTTTCAACGGTAGGATTGGTTCCTTTGGCACTGTGCGGGATCGATATCAAAGATCTCTTAACAGGTGCACAAATGATCAAAGAACGGTTCTTTGATAGAGGGTATGTTTATGATATGCTTCTGGAAAAAGCTGTCTATTATGCCGAAAACCATGCACGGTACAGTATTAACTGTATATTTGCCTATTCAGAAACACTGAAATACTTCTGTCAATGGTATGTACAACTCTGGGGGGAGAGTCTGGGAAAACACCAACGTAACAGTGCCTTTCATGTAGGGCTTACACCTATCGGACTGATCGGTCCTAAAGACCAACACTCTTTTTTACAACTGATCATGGAAGGTACCCGGGATAAATCAGTCACCTTTATAAAGATCGAAGATTTTCATGATAATACCACGATCCCTGATATCACACTGCCTCATTTGGAAATGCTTGACAGTTTAAACAATCTTCCTTTTTCAAAACTGATCAATATGCAATGTGATTCTGTGATCGAAGCACTGTTGGACCAAAATAATATCCCTTTGGATACGCTCACCATTCAAAGTGTGACAGAATCAAATATCGGTTCTCTTATGTTCTATTATGAACTACTCACTTCTCTAGTGGGTGAACTGATAGATGTAAATACCTATGATCAGCCGGGTGTAGAGGCAGGAAAAATTATTTTGAAGAGTAAACTGCAAGAACTGTGA
- the eda gene encoding bifunctional 4-hydroxy-2-oxoglutarate aldolase/2-dehydro-3-deoxy-phosphogluconate aldolase, whose product MTAKEVMQISPIVPVIALEHIEDALPLAEALLEGGISIMEITLRTDAGLGSIEAISKALPQMHVGAGTVLNSREFENAVAHGAEFVFSPGISEDLMQTSKALNVALIPGVATASEVMLAKNNGFEHCKLFPATLAGGVEILKAFSGPFSSMRFCPTGGVNLENINDFLALENVLCAGGSWIVPKQAVKEKNFKQITQLCREAIQVIKGEK is encoded by the coding sequence ATGACAGCCAAAGAAGTGATGCAGATCTCACCGATCGTTCCGGTGATCGCATTGGAACATATTGAAGATGCCCTGCCATTGGCAGAAGCTTTGCTTGAAGGGGGAATCTCAATCATGGAGATCACGCTGCGTACGGATGCAGGGCTTGGGTCTATAGAGGCTATCTCAAAAGCACTGCCGCAGATGCATGTGGGTGCAGGAACCGTACTCAATAGCAGAGAGTTTGAAAATGCAGTGGCCCATGGTGCCGAGTTTGTCTTCAGTCCGGGTATCAGTGAAGATTTGATGCAGACTTCAAAAGCATTGAATGTTGCATTGATCCCGGGGGTAGCAACGGCTTCAGAAGTGATGCTTGCAAAAAATAACGGTTTTGAACATTGTAAACTTTTCCCGGCAACACTTGCAGGAGGCGTTGAGATACTTAAGGCATTTAGCGGACCGTTTTCGAGTATGAGATTTTGCCCAACGGGAGGCGTGAATCTTGAGAATATCAATGATTTTCTCGCACTTGAAAATGTACTCTGTGCAGGAGGAAGCTGGATCGTCCCCAAGCAGGCAGTGAAAGAAAAAAACTTTAAACAGATCACACAGCTTTGCAGAGAAGCGATACAGGTCATCAAAGGAGAAAAATAA
- the edd gene encoding phosphogluconate dehydratase translates to MNEVIQNVTERIRKRSLESRAIYLDRIASAKGHGVNRNKLGCSNLAHAMAPMEVGEKTSLSGSESPNIAIVTAYNDMLSAHEPYKLYPPLIKRTLMDLGATAQVAGGVPAMCDGVTQSQPGMELSLFSRDNIAMGTAIALSHNVYDGALYLGVCDKIVPGLFIGALAFGHLPGVFVPAGPMPSGISNAQKAKVRQDYAQGKVSEEALLKVESASYHSSGTCTFYGTANSNQMLLEMMGLQLPNSSFVNTNTPLREALTAYAAKTVVKMTELKGRYKPIAEIIDEKSFVNAIVGLMATGGSTNHTIHLIAMARAAGIILNWDDFDEISKVTPLLCKMYPNGQADVNHFREAGGMSVVISQLLDAGLVHNDVETIVGRGLDAYIAEPCMTKDTLTFEPGPRVSLNEEVISSIQTPFSEEGGLKLLNGNLGRSVIKTSALKSEQFFIEAPAIVFESQEALQDAFHQGELEKDFIAVVRYQGPKANGMPELHGLMPPLGALQDKGYKVAIITDGRMSGASGKVPSAIHFSPEALDGGMLAKVQTGDMIRFDAKKGEIMLLVDDRELQARTVVRPDHSANTHGFGRELFVAVRQSVGMAEEGASLFDIPGKERE, encoded by the coding sequence ATGAATGAAGTTATACAAAATGTAACAGAGAGAATTCGCAAACGCTCTTTAGAGAGCAGAGCCATTTACCTGGATAGAATTGCTTCAGCCAAAGGACATGGTGTCAACCGTAACAAATTGGGATGCAGTAATCTAGCGCATGCTATGGCACCGATGGAAGTGGGTGAAAAAACATCGCTTTCGGGGTCGGAAAGTCCCAATATCGCTATCGTCACAGCCTATAACGATATGCTCTCGGCACATGAACCGTATAAACTCTATCCTCCTTTGATCAAACGTACATTGATGGATCTGGGTGCCACCGCGCAGGTTGCAGGCGGTGTACCTGCAATGTGTGACGGGGTGACACAGTCACAGCCAGGTATGGAGTTGAGTCTCTTCAGTCGTGATAATATTGCCATGGGAACAGCTATAGCACTTTCGCATAATGTGTATGACGGTGCACTCTATCTTGGTGTGTGTGACAAGATCGTTCCGGGACTATTTATCGGTGCTTTGGCCTTTGGCCATCTTCCCGGGGTATTTGTACCTGCAGGTCCTATGCCTTCGGGTATCAGCAATGCACAAAAAGCAAAAGTACGTCAGGATTACGCCCAGGGCAAAGTGAGCGAAGAAGCACTGCTTAAAGTAGAATCCGCTTCCTATCACAGTAGTGGTACCTGTACTTTCTACGGTACGGCAAACTCCAACCAGATGTTACTTGAGATGATGGGATTGCAGCTTCCAAACAGTTCTTTTGTCAATACGAACACCCCTTTACGGGAAGCATTGACCGCATATGCTGCAAAAACGGTTGTTAAGATGACAGAGTTAAAAGGAAGATACAAACCTATTGCAGAGATCATTGATGAAAAGAGTTTTGTCAATGCCATTGTTGGTCTGATGGCGACGGGCGGCTCTACGAATCACACGATCCACCTGATCGCGATGGCAAGAGCGGCAGGGATCATACTTAATTGGGATGATTTTGATGAGATATCCAAGGTTACACCTCTGCTGTGTAAAATGTACCCGAACGGACAGGCAGATGTGAATCATTTCAGAGAGGCAGGGGGGATGAGTGTCGTGATCTCACAACTGCTTGATGCGGGACTTGTGCATAATGATGTGGAGACGATCGTAGGTAGAGGATTGGATGCCTATATTGCTGAACCTTGTATGACAAAAGATACTTTGACTTTTGAACCGGGTCCAAGGGTTTCACTTAATGAAGAGGTGATCTCAAGTATACAAACACCTTTTAGTGAAGAGGGGGGACTGAAACTTCTTAATGGAAACCTTGGACGCAGTGTCATCAAAACCTCTGCATTGAAGTCTGAACAGTTTTTTATCGAGGCACCGGCGATCGTCTTTGAATCCCAGGAGGCTTTACAGGATGCATTTCATCAGGGGGAACTGGAAAAAGACTTTATCGCTGTTGTGCGTTATCAGGGGCCAAAGGCGAACGGGATGCCGGAGTTACATGGACTGATGCCGCCGCTTGGAGCACTTCAGGACAAGGGGTATAAAGTGGCTATTATCACAGATGGACGTATGTCGGGTGCATCGGGTAAAGTACCATCTGCCATTCACTTCTCTCCTGAAGCACTTGATGGAGGGATGTTGGCAAAGGTTCAAACAGGCGATATGATCCGTTTTGATGCGAAAAAAGGAGAGATCATGCTTTTGGTTGACGATAGAGAGTTACAGGCACGTACGGTTGTCAGACCAGATCATAGTGCCAATACTCATGGGTTCGGCAGAGAGCTTTTTGTCGCTGTGCGTCAGAGTGTCGGTATGGCCGAAGAGGGTGCCAGTCTCTTTGATATTCCAGGTAAGGAGCGCGAATGA
- the pgl gene encoding 6-phosphogluconolactonase, which yields MMSRTVHTFSEQEALIESLSQSIVANLQKAIEEKGNASLIVSGGSTPKPLFKKLRKAALDWDKVSVGLCDERWIDVSKEESNEHFVKKYLLQEEAADAHFIGMYSEERDIYTAQKECSRKMKELLYPFDVLILGMGTDAHTASLFPENIKLEEAFDLKNPDFCISIEPNTAPYTRMSLTLHAILSAKHIYLHFEGKEKIAVYEEAIGGEDIYAMPIRSVLNQEIKEIEVFYR from the coding sequence ATGATGAGTAGAACCGTACATACTTTTAGTGAACAAGAAGCACTGATAGAGTCATTAAGTCAAAGTATAGTGGCAAATCTTCAAAAAGCGATTGAGGAAAAAGGAAACGCTTCTTTGATCGTTTCAGGGGGAAGTACACCAAAACCACTGTTTAAAAAACTCAGAAAAGCAGCATTGGACTGGGATAAAGTATCGGTCGGTCTTTGTGATGAACGATGGATCGATGTTTCCAAAGAAGAGAGCAATGAACATTTTGTCAAGAAATATCTGCTTCAGGAAGAGGCAGCCGATGCGCATTTTATAGGGATGTATAGCGAAGAGAGAGATATCTATACGGCGCAAAAGGAGTGTTCAAGAAAGATGAAAGAGTTGCTTTATCCTTTTGATGTACTCATCCTGGGTATGGGTACTGATGCACATACAGCATCTCTTTTCCCGGAGAATATCAAACTTGAAGAGGCTTTTGATCTGAAAAATCCAGATTTTTGCATCTCGATCGAACCCAATACTGCACCTTATACTCGGATGAGTTTGACCCTTCATGCGATCTTGAGTGCCAAACATATCTATCTTCATTTTGAAGGCAAAGAGAAGATCGCTGTCTATGAAGAAGCGATCGGAGGAGAAGATATCTATGCGATGCCTATACGCAGTGTATTGAACCAAGAGATTAAAGAGATAGAGGTATTTTACCGATGA
- the zwf gene encoding glucose-6-phosphate dehydrogenase — MDAMESLCDITIFGGHGDLAFRKLMPALYHLSNSGYLDEQSRIITATRVPMSNDEHCDLVKSKLKEFLSDDAFDEEKFEYFRAQLHVVTIEFDILESYRGLKELLDEYPERERVNYLSTAPDFFGTICRSMSELELVTPQSRVVLEKPIGRDLESSRVINVEVLKYFEESQIYRIDHYLGKDTVQNIMALRFSNRFFMPLWNSNHIDHVQITVAESVGVEGRWGYYDDYGAMRDMVQNHLMQLLCLVAMEPPCSLDADSVRDEKVKVLRSLRTMSPADIEQKTVRAQYAKGSSEGMPVPGYLEGEGMEESTTETFAALRVDIDNWRWNGVPFYLRSGKRMRRRNSEIVIHFKGVPHSIFANQGKCISENKLVIALQPKESIHLQLMNKVPGLSEQMMLKPVELELNTPLKVAHKPDAYERLLLDVIRANPTLFMRLDEVEAAWKWADVILDGWAEDMVPMKSYNAGTDGPSAAVQLIARSGRSWHDE, encoded by the coding sequence ATGGATGCAATGGAAAGTTTATGCGATATTACAATTTTTGGTGGGCATGGAGACCTGGCATTCAGGAAGTTGATGCCTGCATTGTACCATTTGAGCAACAGTGGCTACCTGGATGAGCAAAGTCGTATCATCACAGCGACCAGGGTCCCTATGAGCAATGATGAACATTGCGATCTGGTGAAGTCCAAACTGAAAGAGTTTTTGTCAGATGATGCGTTTGATGAGGAAAAATTCGAGTATTTCAGGGCTCAACTGCATGTGGTCACTATCGAGTTCGATATTTTAGAGAGCTATCGGGGTCTTAAAGAGTTATTGGATGAGTACCCTGAAAGAGAGAGAGTGAACTACCTTTCGACCGCTCCTGACTTTTTCGGTACGATCTGCAGGTCCATGAGCGAGCTTGAACTTGTCACACCGCAAAGCAGGGTCGTACTTGAAAAACCCATAGGAAGAGATCTTGAATCTTCTCGTGTGATCAATGTTGAAGTACTGAAGTATTTTGAAGAGTCGCAGATCTACCGTATCGATCACTATCTGGGTAAAGATACCGTACAAAATATCATGGCGCTTCGTTTTTCAAATCGATTTTTCATGCCGTTGTGGAATTCAAACCATATTGATCATGTACAGATCACTGTCGCCGAGAGTGTCGGTGTTGAAGGACGCTGGGGATATTATGATGATTATGGTGCGATGCGTGACATGGTGCAGAATCACTTGATGCAGCTGCTTTGTCTGGTAGCAATGGAGCCTCCTTGCTCACTTGATGCTGACAGTGTACGTGATGAGAAGGTGAAAGTACTCCGTTCGCTTCGTACGATGTCACCTGCGGATATCGAACAAAAAACCGTACGTGCTCAATATGCCAAAGGGTCCAGTGAGGGTATGCCTGTACCGGGTTATCTTGAGGGTGAGGGTATGGAAGAGAGTACCACTGAAACCTTTGCGGCACTACGTGTCGATATTGATAACTGGCGTTGGAACGGTGTACCTTTTTATCTGAGAAGCGGTAAACGTATGAGACGTCGGAATTCTGAGATCGTGATACATTTTAAAGGGGTACCGCACTCCATTTTTGCCAACCAGGGCAAATGTATTTCAGAAAATAAACTTGTAATAGCACTGCAGCCTAAAGAGAGTATCCATCTACAGTTGATGAATAAAGTACCGGGTCTGAGCGAACAGATGATGTTAAAACCTGTGGAACTCGAGCTTAATACCCCTTTAAAAGTAGCCCATAAACCGGATGCCTATGAGCGTTTGCTTTTAGATGTGATCCGTGCGAACCCGACGCTCTTTATGCGTTTGGATGAAGTAGAAGCTGCATGGAAATGGGCAGATGTGATCCTGGATGGCTGGGCAGAAGATATGGTTCCTATGAAAAGTTACAACGCAGGAACGGACGGACCGAGCGCTGCTGTACAGCTGATTGCAAGAAGCGGTAGGAGCTGGCATGATGAGTAG
- the glk gene encoding glucokinase — translation MILAGDIGGTKTNLAIFELRDNVLSVVAQHQFPSREFSSLNEVITLFMQKSSLPSIDAACFGIAGPVIDGRCRTTNLPWDIATAELQAHLGIEKVRLLNDLEATAYGMLYVPDDEFVDLNPKGRKVDGNRAVIAAGTGLGEAMLYYDGNVYYPIGSEGGHCDFAPLTLQQDTLLKWMRNRYPGHVSFERILSGPGIYTLYEFLAEIDFAAQPTSMLNIPEGKDKSAMVSECALKEYNPLCMEALRLFAEIYGAEAGNLALKSMSLGGVYIGGGIAPKILSVLSNNHFMNGFLSKGRFNEMLQAMQVKISLNPETALLGAAYYARDRL, via the coding sequence ATGATATTGGCAGGAGATATTGGTGGCACAAAAACGAATCTTGCAATCTTTGAACTTAGAGATAATGTATTGAGTGTGGTCGCACAGCATCAGTTCCCCAGTAGAGAATTCAGCAGTCTCAATGAGGTGATCACGCTCTTTATGCAAAAGAGTTCACTGCCCTCTATCGATGCAGCATGTTTTGGTATCGCAGGTCCAGTGATTGACGGGCGTTGCCGTACGACAAACTTACCCTGGGATATTGCAACAGCTGAGCTACAGGCACATTTAGGCATTGAAAAAGTACGTCTGCTGAATGATCTTGAAGCTACAGCTTATGGTATGCTCTATGTGCCTGATGATGAATTTGTAGACCTTAATCCCAAAGGTCGGAAAGTGGATGGAAATCGCGCTGTGATCGCTGCGGGAACGGGTCTGGGAGAAGCGATGCTCTATTATGACGGGAACGTCTATTATCCTATCGGTTCAGAAGGAGGGCATTGTGATTTTGCACCTTTGACACTGCAGCAGGATACACTGCTGAAATGGATGCGTAACCGCTATCCGGGACATGTAAGTTTTGAACGGATACTTTCCGGTCCAGGTATCTATACACTGTATGAATTTTTAGCGGAAATTGATTTTGCTGCACAGCCTACATCGATGTTGAACATACCTGAAGGCAAAGACAAAAGTGCCATGGTGAGCGAATGTGCATTGAAAGAATATAATCCGCTTTGTATGGAGGCATTGAGACTTTTTGCGGAGATCTATGGTGCTGAAGCAGGGAATCTTGCTTTAAAAAGTATGTCGCTTGGCGGGGTATATATCGGTGGCGGTATAGCCCCTAAGATCCTCTCTGTACTCTCTAACAACCATTTTATGAACGGATTCTTAAGCAAAGGCCGTTTTAATGAAATGTTACAGGCGATGCAGGTGAAGATCTCTTTAAATCCCGAAACCGCACTGCTGGGGGCTGCCTATTATGCACGTGACAGACTTTAA
- a CDS encoding glycoside hydrolase family 15 protein — protein sequence MHVESLESSLKKHFDLVDQIILSRQDPITGLLPASTAVNAHGDYTDAWVRDNVYSILSVWGLALAYRKFDPEHHRTYLLSQSVVKLMRGLLTAMMRQSDRIEVFKKTHNPIDALHAKYGTKTGLAVVGDDEWGHLQLDASSLFLLMVAQMTASGLHIVYTMDEVDFVQNMVHYISHTYCTPDYGIWERGNKINHGNTEVNGSSVGMAKAALEALDGFNLFADIPNHEAVIHVIPSDIARSRFTLQGLLPRESNSKETDAALLSIIGYPAYAVEDIELVKRTRDKIIKKLAGNYGCKRFLLDGHQSSIEDASRLHYEPSELREFEHIESEWPLFFTYLLLDALIRGENEEVEHWRHKLQPLFVEQEGKKLLPELYIVPKESIDAEKEDPGSQMRVANENIPLVWAQSLYMLSDMMLDGLLDPEDIDPLKRHKRIGHRFSVKPLVPVIAENRSVKEKLAALGFESETIEEIKPVRIIHADQLSMLHTFLGQNKKLSLSGRELMVARTMTTARVHVYEGEEIIFLPYYFNPHGFYFSADNILLVEHFRASLRFLAVQWDVKGQPVIPFFVRESMFSAREREALVELLENIQKEQSGTVAIQTGPLKRLLGQACMERIDHIHGFTLQDADIVSKDDRLRLCSKENETDAIRLSPEEIEYLGAQDDALLIEILLGEKNRLYKTCVLEELWRRKGADFEFHREEGSITLSQVAQDLYESATVCHEWNLVRRIADLTEKYDDRIEDVLLDIVIRQKRLAVGRAYSGKATFSKPHESIDIVKTIIEFCGNNTAESVLTQEIILHLGYMIRNEPELFENMLTIRTWYFIQLLVGQISREENLHMADAYEKLISLAPHTIYERLYRVLKTFKREVSLFLVQENLHARVRPSFESIKIGPRVSEFREVTDWQHWRQQRGMVGPLSPVFYKDIWYLLRQCSGLVIGDKYNVQNRIGSELTLESTAGEQSFALKIDALLQSIDAPDYRQLNIELIESLARLFRENPDLHLEDDLIMDVLIGHAVRISWEKNSASKHYNEQRSEAWKAFYQRSPVETDKAFLEAFMFLLSPQDSLHDLTV from the coding sequence ATGCATGTAGAGTCACTTGAGTCTTCTCTTAAAAAGCATTTTGATCTTGTAGATCAGATCATTCTATCACGCCAGGATCCTATCACCGGCTTATTGCCTGCAAGTACAGCGGTCAATGCCCATGGGGATTATACCGATGCCTGGGTACGAGACAATGTCTACAGCATTTTGAGTGTATGGGGCCTTGCACTTGCCTATAGAAAATTCGATCCTGAGCATCATCGCACCTATCTTTTAAGCCAAAGTGTGGTGAAATTGATGCGGGGTCTGCTCACGGCCATGATGAGACAGTCAGACAGGATCGAAGTCTTCAAAAAAACACACAACCCTATAGATGCACTGCATGCGAAGTACGGTACAAAAACAGGCTTGGCCGTGGTCGGAGATGACGAATGGGGGCATTTACAGCTTGATGCAAGCTCTCTTTTTTTATTGATGGTCGCGCAAATGACAGCTTCGGGACTACATATAGTCTACACGATGGATGAAGTTGATTTTGTACAAAATATGGTGCACTATATCAGCCATACCTATTGTACTCCTGATTATGGTATCTGGGAGCGCGGAAATAAGATCAATCACGGAAATACTGAGGTCAATGGCAGTTCCGTAGGTATGGCAAAAGCAGCACTTGAAGCCTTGGACGGTTTTAACCTTTTTGCTGATATACCAAACCATGAGGCTGTAATCCATGTGATCCCCAGCGATATCGCCCGTTCTCGTTTCACACTGCAGGGACTGCTGCCTAGAGAATCCAATTCCAAAGAGACGGATGCCGCACTGCTGAGTATCATAGGATATCCTGCCTATGCGGTCGAAGATATAGAATTGGTGAAACGTACACGTGATAAGATCATCAAAAAGCTTGCAGGAAATTACGGATGTAAACGTTTTTTACTCGATGGCCATCAAAGCAGTATCGAGGATGCAAGTCGCTTACACTACGAACCTTCGGAGTTACGTGAATTTGAACATATTGAATCGGAATGGCCCCTGTTTTTCACCTATCTGCTCCTTGATGCATTGATACGTGGTGAGAATGAAGAGGTCGAGCACTGGAGGCATAAACTGCAACCGCTTTTTGTCGAACAGGAGGGGAAAAAACTCTTGCCTGAACTCTATATCGTTCCTAAAGAAAGTATCGATGCAGAAAAAGAGGATCCTGGAAGTCAGATGCGTGTTGCCAATGAAAATATACCTCTGGTATGGGCCCAAAGTCTCTATATGCTCTCCGATATGATGCTTGACGGTCTTCTGGACCCGGAAGATATAGATCCTCTAAAACGCCATAAGCGTATCGGACACCGTTTCAGTGTAAAACCTTTGGTGCCGGTGATCGCAGAAAATAGATCGGTGAAAGAAAAATTGGCAGCACTTGGTTTTGAAAGCGAAACGATAGAGGAGATCAAACCCGTACGGATCATCCATGCCGATCAGCTCTCTATGCTCCATACGTTCCTGGGTCAAAATAAAAAACTCTCTTTAAGCGGTAGGGAGTTGATGGTCGCAAGAACTATGACAACGGCAAGGGTACACGTCTATGAAGGCGAAGAGATAATCTTTCTCCCTTATTATTTCAACCCGCACGGATTTTATTTTTCGGCGGATAATATATTGTTGGTAGAACATTTTCGGGCATCCTTAAGATTCCTTGCTGTGCAGTGGGATGTAAAAGGTCAGCCTGTTATACCTTTTTTCGTTCGTGAATCGATGTTCTCAGCTAGAGAACGTGAGGCACTGGTTGAACTGTTGGAGAATATACAAAAAGAGCAGAGCGGTACTGTTGCTATACAGACAGGGCCATTGAAGAGGTTACTGGGGCAAGCGTGTATGGAACGTATAGATCACATTCACGGTTTTACCTTGCAGGATGCAGACATTGTCTCAAAGGATGATCGATTACGCCTCTGTTCCAAGGAAAATGAGACCGATGCGATACGCTTGAGTCCAGAGGAGATAGAGTATCTTGGAGCTCAGGATGATGCTCTACTGATAGAGATACTGTTGGGTGAGAAAAACCGATTATATAAGACCTGTGTCCTTGAAGAACTATGGCGACGAAAGGGTGCAGATTTTGAATTTCATAGGGAGGAAGGCAGTATCACATTGTCGCAGGTCGCTCAGGATCTTTATGAATCTGCAACGGTGTGTCATGAGTGGAATCTGGTACGGCGTATCGCTGATCTGACAGAAAAATATGATGATCGTATCGAAGATGTACTTCTTGATATCGTGATACGTCAAAAGCGCCTGGCAGTAGGACGGGCATATAGTGGAAAAGCGACGTTCTCAAAACCGCATGAAAGTATAGATATCGTGAAAACGATCATAGAGTTCTGCGGTAATAACACAGCAGAGAGTGTCCTGACACAGGAGATCATTTTGCATCTTGGATATATGATCAGAAATGAACCCGAACTGTTTGAAAATATGCTGACGATCAGAACCTGGTATTTTATTCAGTTACTTGTAGGACAGATAAGCAGGGAGGAGAACCTGCATATGGCTGATGCTTATGAAAAGTTGATCAGTCTGGCACCACACACGATCTATGAGCGTCTGTACAGAGTACTGAAAACATTTAAAAGAGAGGTTTCACTCTTCCTTGTTCAGGAAAACCTACATGCAAGAGTTAGACCTTCTTTTGAATCGATCAAGATAGGTCCGAGAGTTTCGGAGTTCAGAGAAGTCACTGACTGGCAGCATTGGAGACAGCAAAGGGGTATGGTAGGTCCGCTTTCTCCTGTTTTCTATAAAGATATATGGTATCTGCTGCGACAGTGCAGCGGCTTGGTCATTGGAGATAAATACAATGTACAAAACAGGATCGGTTCGGAACTCACTTTGGAATCAACTGCAGGTGAACAGAGCTTTGCTTTGAAGATCGATGCACTTTTACAGAGCATCGATGCCCCTGATTACCGTCAGTTGAATATCGAACTGATCGAGAGCCTGGCAAGACTCTTTAGGGAAAACCCTGATTTGCATCTTGAAGATGACCTCATTATGGATGTACTCATAGGTCATGCGGTACGTATATCATGGGAGAAGAACAGTGCTTCAAAGCATTACAATGAGCAGCGTTCAGAAGCTTGGAAAGCATTTTATCAACGATCACCTGTAGAGACAGACAAGGCATTTTTGGAAGCCTTTATGTTCTTGCTGTCACCGCAAGATTCTTTGCATGATCTTACAGTATAA